One segment of Echeneis naucrates chromosome 15, fEcheNa1.1, whole genome shotgun sequence DNA contains the following:
- the psap gene encoding prosaposin isoform X1: protein MLLLTLLFVSSALASPLLGTEQCARGPPYWCKNVKTASLCGAVSHCQQNVWNKPQMKTVPCDLCKEVLMVVGQILKDNATESEILGYLEKACQLIPDQSMTAECKEMVDEYYPIIFGIIIGELEEPGVVCGAMGLCKSQQAALAKAEEMKQLESNEIPQVDLSQPMAPFILNVPQLLYPQSPMEEAPKEETPKQDGDVVCQDCIKFLTDAQAEAKANSSFIDSLIENIENQCDLLGPGLSSMCKQYVSQYGTLVVEQLMSMEQQPKEICVLAGFCPAALEKSVPMMMLQAAKTEPAANAIPALKLFPATKVESAKPVVRVRDSPTCAICEFVMKQLESMLEDKTREEEVIQAVEKVCAYLPSSLTVQCKDLIEAYGDAIIELLLQQADPKTVCTVLALCNGASRAYVPVLDQTRFQAGGYCDVCKMAVSYIDKLLEKNATEQQIEEAVRKACSFLPDSMQTECDQMIQQYEPMLIQLLLQMLDPDFVCMKVGACPEAVRRLLGTEQCSWGPAFWCKNMETATRCNAVAHCKRHVWV, encoded by the exons ATGCTGCTTTTAACCCTGCTCTTCGTGTCGTCAG ctttggCGAGTCCTCTGCTCGGCACTGAGCAGTGTGCTCGTGGTCCCCCCTACTGGTGTAAGAATGTGAAGACGGCGTCTCTCTGTGGAGCTGTGAGTCACTGCCAGCAGAATGTGTGGAACAAGCCCCAGATG aaaacgGTGCCATGTGATTTGTGTAAGGAGGTGTTGATGGTGGTGGGACAGATCCTGAAGGACAATGCCACTGAG AGTGAGATTCTTGGGTATCTGGAGAAGGCCTGCCAGCTCATCCCTGATCAAAGTATGACAGCAGAGTGCAAAGAGATGGTGGATGAATATTACCCCATCATCTTTGGAATTATCATTGGAGAACTG gAGGAACCCGGGGTGGTGTGCGGCGCCATGGGGCTGTGTAAGTCTCAGCAGGCAGCTCTGGCTAAGGCTGAAGAAATGAAGCAGCTCGAGTCCAATGAAATCCCTCAGGTCGACCTTTCCCAGCCTATGGCTCCTTTCATCCTCAATGTGCCCCAGCTCCTCTACCCCCAAAGTCCCATGGAAGAGGCCCCCAAAGAGGAGACTCCAAAGCAG GACGGTGATGTGGTGTGCCAGGACTGCATCAAGTTCCTGACTGACGCGCAAGCCGAAGCCAAAGCCAACTCATCATTCATCGACTCTCTCATTGAGAATATTGAGAACCAGTGTGACCTGCTGGGGCCGGGCCTGTCTTCAATG TGTAAGCAGTACGTCAGCCAGTATGGTACCCTTGTTGTTGAGCAGCTTATGTCTATG GAACAG CAACCCAAGGAGATCTGTGTCCTCGCTGGCTTCTGTCCTGCTGCTCTGGAGAAATCTGTTCCCATGATGATGCTGCAGGCTGCCAAGACTGAGCCTGCTGCCAACGCCATACCTGCTCTCAAGCTTTTCCCTGCCACCAAGGTGGAGTCTGCTAAG CCTGTGGTGCGTGTCCGTGATTCCCCAACATGTGCCATCTGTGAGTTTGtgatgaagcagctggagagtATGTTGGAGGATAAAACTAGAGAG gagGAGGTGATTCAAGCTGTGGAGAAAGTGTGCGCATATCTGCCCTCCAGTCTGACCGTCCAGTGCAAGGACCTGATTGAGGCCTATGGCGACGCCATCAttgaactgctgctgcagcaggccGACCCCAAGACTGTCTGCACAGTGCTGGCACTCTGCAACGGTGCCAGCCGCGCATATGTCC CTGTACTCGATCAGACTCGCTTCCAGGCTGGTGGCTACTGCGACGTGTGCAAGATGGCTGTTAGTTACATTGACAAACTTCTGGAGAAGAACGCCACCGAGCAACAGATTGAGGAGGCAGTGAGGAAAGCCTGCAGCTTCCTGCCTGACTCGATGCAGACTGAG TGTGACCAGATGATTCAACAGTATGAACCAATGCTtatccagctgctgctccagatgCTGGACCCAGACTTTGTGTGCATG AAAGTGGGGGCCTGTCCTGAAGCTGTGCGCAGGCTGCTGGGAACAGAGCAGTGCAGCTGGGGACCTGCCTTTTGGTGCAAGAACATGGAGACAGCAACTCGATGCAAT gcTGTGGCTCACTGCAAACGCCATGTGTGGGTATAG
- the psap gene encoding prosaposin isoform X2, with protein MLLLTLLFVSSALASPLLGTEQCARGPPYWCKNVKTASLCGAVSHCQQNVWNKPQMKTVPCDLCKEVLMVVGQILKDNATESEILGYLEKACQLIPDQSMTAECKEMVDEYYPIIFGIIIGELEEPGVVCGAMGLCKSQQAALAKAEEMKQLESNEIPQVDLSQPMAPFILNVPQLLYPQSPMEEAPKEETPKQDGDVVCQDCIKFLTDAQAEAKANSSFIDSLIENIENQCDLLGPGLSSMCKQYVSQYGTLVVEQLMSMQPKEICVLAGFCPAALEKSVPMMMLQAAKTEPAANAIPALKLFPATKVESAKPVVRVRDSPTCAICEFVMKQLESMLEDKTREEEVIQAVEKVCAYLPSSLTVQCKDLIEAYGDAIIELLLQQADPKTVCTVLALCNGASRAYVPVLDQTRFQAGGYCDVCKMAVSYIDKLLEKNATEQQIEEAVRKACSFLPDSMQTECDQMIQQYEPMLIQLLLQMLDPDFVCMKVGACPEAVRRLLGTEQCSWGPAFWCKNMETATRCNAVAHCKRHVWV; from the exons ATGCTGCTTTTAACCCTGCTCTTCGTGTCGTCAG ctttggCGAGTCCTCTGCTCGGCACTGAGCAGTGTGCTCGTGGTCCCCCCTACTGGTGTAAGAATGTGAAGACGGCGTCTCTCTGTGGAGCTGTGAGTCACTGCCAGCAGAATGTGTGGAACAAGCCCCAGATG aaaacgGTGCCATGTGATTTGTGTAAGGAGGTGTTGATGGTGGTGGGACAGATCCTGAAGGACAATGCCACTGAG AGTGAGATTCTTGGGTATCTGGAGAAGGCCTGCCAGCTCATCCCTGATCAAAGTATGACAGCAGAGTGCAAAGAGATGGTGGATGAATATTACCCCATCATCTTTGGAATTATCATTGGAGAACTG gAGGAACCCGGGGTGGTGTGCGGCGCCATGGGGCTGTGTAAGTCTCAGCAGGCAGCTCTGGCTAAGGCTGAAGAAATGAAGCAGCTCGAGTCCAATGAAATCCCTCAGGTCGACCTTTCCCAGCCTATGGCTCCTTTCATCCTCAATGTGCCCCAGCTCCTCTACCCCCAAAGTCCCATGGAAGAGGCCCCCAAAGAGGAGACTCCAAAGCAG GACGGTGATGTGGTGTGCCAGGACTGCATCAAGTTCCTGACTGACGCGCAAGCCGAAGCCAAAGCCAACTCATCATTCATCGACTCTCTCATTGAGAATATTGAGAACCAGTGTGACCTGCTGGGGCCGGGCCTGTCTTCAATG TGTAAGCAGTACGTCAGCCAGTATGGTACCCTTGTTGTTGAGCAGCTTATGTCTATG CAACCCAAGGAGATCTGTGTCCTCGCTGGCTTCTGTCCTGCTGCTCTGGAGAAATCTGTTCCCATGATGATGCTGCAGGCTGCCAAGACTGAGCCTGCTGCCAACGCCATACCTGCTCTCAAGCTTTTCCCTGCCACCAAGGTGGAGTCTGCTAAG CCTGTGGTGCGTGTCCGTGATTCCCCAACATGTGCCATCTGTGAGTTTGtgatgaagcagctggagagtATGTTGGAGGATAAAACTAGAGAG gagGAGGTGATTCAAGCTGTGGAGAAAGTGTGCGCATATCTGCCCTCCAGTCTGACCGTCCAGTGCAAGGACCTGATTGAGGCCTATGGCGACGCCATCAttgaactgctgctgcagcaggccGACCCCAAGACTGTCTGCACAGTGCTGGCACTCTGCAACGGTGCCAGCCGCGCATATGTCC CTGTACTCGATCAGACTCGCTTCCAGGCTGGTGGCTACTGCGACGTGTGCAAGATGGCTGTTAGTTACATTGACAAACTTCTGGAGAAGAACGCCACCGAGCAACAGATTGAGGAGGCAGTGAGGAAAGCCTGCAGCTTCCTGCCTGACTCGATGCAGACTGAG TGTGACCAGATGATTCAACAGTATGAACCAATGCTtatccagctgctgctccagatgCTGGACCCAGACTTTGTGTGCATG AAAGTGGGGGCCTGTCCTGAAGCTGTGCGCAGGCTGCTGGGAACAGAGCAGTGCAGCTGGGGACCTGCCTTTTGGTGCAAGAACATGGAGACAGCAACTCGATGCAAT gcTGTGGCTCACTGCAAACGCCATGTGTGGGTATAG